The genomic segment GGCTTGCGCTTCTGACAAACCGTCTGTTAGCGCGTCTTCGTAGAGAGCTTCCAAGTGCAGCGCCAATTCCTCGACAATTTCGATCTCGCGTTTAGGCGCTAAGCGCAATACGGCGAGACGTTGGCGTACGATGTGGTTCCAATTCGGCATAACTCATCCGGGCTGAAAGGCGGTCAAATGCGAAATGCGACAGAAAGCAGAACGTCGCTTTACCCAAACTATCTGACAACGATGGCGTGCTTTGTTATTGCCACATCACTGTTTGGTAGCTATCCATTTGCCCGGCCCTTTCGGAAATTCACAGGTGCCAACCATTTTGGTCGAAGATTCAATCGTGCCTGTGAATGTGTTCTTAAACGCATAACCGGCTTTGTTTTTCCCTTCGATCGTGATCGTGATCTTATTTCCTTTCACAGTGCCACTGAGCTTGTTCTCGCCCTGCGTGCCGCTAAGCTTTTCGCTAGCTTGTTTGAGAACGAACGTCATGGGGAAATTTTGAGGGCCACCATCCAGACTGACGGAAAATGCCCACGTTCCTGAAATATTGGTTTCGGTCGCGCCTGCAGTTCCCAACGACCAGCCCAGCAAAAAGACGGTCAGCAATAGATACTTCATAAATTCCTCCAGGAGTCAGATTAATCAGCGATGGTTATTCGTAACGGAGCGCCACCAGTGGATCCACGCGCGCCGCGCGACGCGCTGGTATCCAGCAGGCCAGTAATGCGACGGCGATCAGCAAGAGCGGAATCAAAATAAAGGTCAGCGGATCGGTTGTGCTCACACCGAAGATGAGCGTTTTGATCAAGCGCGTTAAGGCGAAGGCCGTTGCAACGCCAACCGCCACGCCAATCAGCGTCAGCCACATTCCTTGTCTGATGATAAGTTTGAGCAGATCGCTTGGCTGAGCACCCAAAGCCAGGCGAATGCCCATCTCGCGCGTGCGCTCTATCACGACATATGACAACACTCCGTAAAGCCCAATAGCCGCCAACGACAGTGCGAGTAACCCAAACAGCGTCAGCAAAGTTGCTGCCAGACGCTCGATGTAAAGTGAACCGTCTTTTTGCTGCGCCAGTGTTTGCAAATTGAAGACCGGCAGTTGCGCGTCCAGTAATTGCACCGTTTGCCGCACAGCAGCCAGCAGCGTTTGTGAAGGCGTCGCCGTCCGCACGTGCAGCGTCAAATCTGGCATGTAATTTTGCGCCAGCGGTTCGTACAGCATCGGACGCGTGTCTTCGATCAAGCCTTTCTCTTTACTGTTGCGTACAACGCCGACGATAACGCCGCGATTGAGCCTTTGGCCGATGACTTCCTGTCCGGGCCAGAAGCGATGCGCCATCGCCTCATTGACGATGAAAACGCGCGGTGCATCGGCGGTGTCTTGCAGGGTGAATTCGCGTCCTTGCACAAGCGGAAGGCCAAGCGTCTGGAAATAGTTTGGGCTGATGGCGTTGAAGTTGACGGGTTGCGGGCGAACACCTTCCAGGATCGCGGGGCCAACCCAAGGAACATCGCTGAACGCTGGGATGCGCGCAAAGCTGACGGATTCAACGCCGGGCAAGGCGGCAATGCGCTTCGTGAGTTCTGTGGCGAATTGCCGTCCTTGGGCTTCGCTGTAACCGCTTCGGCTCAAGTCAAAGGATGCTGTGACGACTTTGGTTGGCTCAAATCCCGGATCAATGGCTTGCAAGGCGCGCAAACTTTTCACGAATAAGCCAGCGCTGATCAGCACGACGAGCGATAAGGCGACCTGCGCGACGACCAGCAAATTGCGCAGGCTCAAACGTCGTGTGCCCAAGTTTAGCTTCGGCACTTCTTCCTTCAATGCTGATCCGAAGTCTGTTTTTGAGGTTTGCAGCGCAGGCGCGAGACCAAAGACAATTCCTGTCAGCAGTGATACCCCAAACGTAAATGCCAAGGTGCGCGCATCCAAACCGCCGTCAAAGCTGCGCGGGACATAGTTGGTTTGTTGCTGAATTCCTACCAACAGACGTGTGAACCAACCCGCGACCAATAATCCTGCGCCGCCGCCGACCGCCGCCAGAATCAGACTTTCCGTCAGCAACTGTCGTACGATGCGCCAGCGGCTCGCGCCAATTGCCAATCGCACAGCAATTTCTTTACGTCGTACGGATGCGCGCGCCAGTAGTAAATTCGCAACGTTCGCACAAGCAATCAGCAGTACGAATCCGACAACACCCATCAATAATCGCAAGGGTAACGAAAGATCTTTCACTCGGTCCGTATGCCCACGACTTCCGTCCATCAAGATGACTTTGGTCGGATCGCCAAGACTTTCGCCAGATTTGTCAGTGAAAATTTTGGCGGCATCCGCGACCGGATTCGCCAATGCAGCTTGTGCCTGTTGACGCGTGATGTTCGGTTTGAGTCTACCGATCAACGATAGCCAACCCGCATTGCGGTTTTCCAGCACGCCTTGACGACCCGGCCCGGTTTGCGCCTGCATCATCATCGGCACATACACATCACTGACCGTGCCGCGCGTCGTCCCGGTGAATTCGGAAGGGGTCACGCCGATGATCGTATAGCGGTACGCATTTAGACTGATCAGCTTGCCAATCACCGACGTATCCGCCCCGAACCGTTGTTGCCACAAACCGTGGCTAATGATGGCGACTGGATGCGTGCCGGGCGTGCGATCTTCTTCCGGCAGAAAAAAACGCCCAAGTGCTGGCCGCACGCCCAACAGGGAAAAGTAATTGCCAGAAACGATTTGCCCGGTGACACGCTCCGTTACGGTTCCATCGCTCAAACTAAAAGGTTGCTGAAAATACGCAATCACTCCTGTCATCACATCGTTGTGATTGCGCAATTCGGAATATAACGGGTAGGAAAAAATCGCGGGCGTGCCGCTGGCGTCTTCCACAAAAGTGACAAGTTGTTCTGGCCGTTCGACTGGTAAAGGGCGAATCAACAGTTTATCCAACAACGTGAAGATCGCAGTGTTTGCTCCAATTCCCAATGCCAAAGTGATGAGGGCAATTGAGGTAAAGCCGGGTTGTTTCAACAGCATTCGCACGCCAAAGCGCAGGTCTTGCCATAAGCCTTCCATTTGCAATCCTCTTCGTTGTTCGAGCAGTTCAACAGGTCTTGCCGGTGGATGCCAGGGGCGTTCGACGCGGCTCAACTCGCACTCCAGCAATCGCCAGTCATAACCTTGCACCACACGTGCTTCAGCTTGCGCCGACGACAAACCGTCCGCCAGCGCGTCTTCGTAGAGGGCTTCCAGGTGCAGCGCCAATTCTTCGACGATTTCGATTTCACGCTCCGGCGGCAGACGTAATGCCGCCAGTTGGTCGCGCACGATGTGGTTCCAATTCGGATTCATGATGGGACTCACGCCGGATTGATCTTGGCGACGCGATCCAGCGCGGCGAAAAAGTCCGCCCACGTTTGCCGTTGGTCGTTCAGAACTTTTTTGCCCTGCGCTGTTAATTTGTAAAAACGCCGCCGTCGTTGGCCGGCTTTTTCCACCCAGGTGCCTTTGATCAGGGCGCGTTTTTCCAGCCGGTAAAGCAACGGGTACAGCGAGGCGACGTGAAACTGCAGTACGCCGTCGGAACGCTCTTCGATCAGTTTGGCGATTTCGTAGCCGTGACGCGGACGATCTTCCACCAGGGCCAGAATCAGCATTTCCGTGCTACCTCGTTTGACTTCTTTATCTAACATAACAGATGTCTCCATATATTTTGTCTCCACATATAGTCCCGCCACAGTCCTTCTGTCAATTGCTTTGGCAATCGACAGAAGGAAACTCTTTTTTGCGCAGGATTGATTTGGGAAAAATTTGTTAGGGCAGGCGAGAGGGAAGCGGTGTTCTAGCAAAACAAAACGCCGACAAACACAGACCATCAATGATCTGAGCCTATCGGCGTGAGCCTGTATCTACAATTGGTTAAAGGCGGCAGGCGCGGTCGCCGATGTGGATGGTTCCTGGTTGAACGACACGAGCGTTGATTCCGCGCAATTGCAATTCGCGCCCAACTTCCGAATTCACGAATTTCATGGCGTCCAGGCCGAACCGTTCGACGAATTTCTTGCAGCCGGTGTGCGGCTGTGCGGTAACTTCCAGAATTGCCGACCCGAGCGCCAGTCGTGTTCCGGCGGGGAGGCTTTCCTTGCTCAAATTCAAATCCAGAAAAAGCTGGTCGCCAGCCAATTGCCAGCGCGATTCCTCTTGAGCAATCAGCGCGATGACGCGGGAATTCATAATGTTGATCTGCATTTCAGGATGCGGCGACCCATCTTCGGTGCGGGAACTGGCACGGTGTTGCCAGTTGTCGCCAACCAGGCCTACGTCGGCGCTCAGTTCGGCTTCGGCCAAAATTTCGCGGGCATTGATTTGCGGACGCCGGACAATCAACTTCAATTCGCCGTTGTCATTGGGTGATTGCCGGATTTCTGCCAAACCGGCGTGCAATTCTTCCATCGTCAGGAACTTGATTTCTGCCATAGCTTGCCTCGTTAAAAGGAATCAGGAGGCAGTCACGGTACTTTCAATGGTGGACTGGCGCAAGTGCCAATTTTGCGCGAACACAGCAGGCCAATTCGGAACCCCTGGCCGAAACGCGTTTGGAACGTTATTCGTGTCGCAGCGCAGTCAGCGGATCAAATTTGGTCGCTCGACGCGCAGGCAGGTAGCCCGCCAAAGCAGCAATGGCAATCAAGACCGTTACCGCCATAGCAATCGTCAGCGGATCGCTGGGCGTAAGGCCGAAAAGCAAGCTGGACGTCATTTGCGTCAATACCAGCGAAGCAATCAGTCCGACAACAAGGCCGATGATGACCAGCATCAGCGCTTCGCGCATAACCAGCCACAAAACATTTCCGGCTTGCGCGCCCAATGCCATGCGGATTCCGATTTCGTGGGAACGCCGCGCAACGGCATAGGACAAAATTCCGTACAGACCTATACAAGCCAGCAGCAATGCCGTCAGCCCGAAAAATGCCGACAGCTTGGCGATCAACCGTTGCTGGACCAGCGAGCGATCAATGTGATCGGACAATGTCGCGACTTCGTCAATCGGCAGATTGCGGTTGGCTTCCTTGATCGCCCGTCGAATCGCCGGAACCAAAGCATCGGGCGAGCCGCTGAACCGAACTTCAAAGTTGTTGAGGTAGGTGTGATTTTGCGTGTTGGGGTAATAGGCCATTGGACGAGGCGCTTCATCCAGACTGCCGTATTTGGCATCGCGTACGACGCCGATAATTTCAAATTCGTCTTTGAAATCCGGGTTCATGCTGAAGCGTTTGCCCAAGGGAGATTGATTGGGGAAAAACTGTTGCGCCATAGTTTGGCTGATGATGGCGACGCGCGACGATTGCGCTGTGTCTTGTGGCCCGAACGTCCGGCCCTGTAAAAGCGGCAAATCCAGCGCCGTAAAAAAGTTCAATCCGACGACATTGTTTGAAATGGAATTGCCGGAATCTTGTGCTTGGCTCTTTGTCGAAGTGCTGTCGCGAGTGAAAGCCGCGCCTGACCATCCCCCCTGATTAAAGAGAAACATC from the Acidobacteriota bacterium genome contains:
- a CDS encoding ABC transporter permease produces the protein MNPNWNHIVRDQLAALRLPPEREIEIVEELALHLEALYEDALADGLSSAQAEARVVQGYDWRLLECELSRVERPWHPPARPVELLEQRRGLQMEGLWQDLRFGVRMLLKQPGFTSIALITLALGIGANTAIFTLLDKLLIRPLPVERPEQLVTFVEDASGTPAIFSYPLYSELRNHNDVMTGVIAYFQQPFSLSDGTVTERVTGQIVSGNYFSLLGVRPALGRFFLPEEDRTPGTHPVAIISHGLWQQRFGADTSVIGKLISLNAYRYTIIGVTPSEFTGTTRGTVSDVYVPMMMQAQTGPGRQGVLENRNAGWLSLIGRLKPNITRQQAQAALANPVADAAKIFTDKSGESLGDPTKVILMDGSRGHTDRVKDLSLPLRLLMGVVGFVLLIACANVANLLLARASVRRKEIAVRLAIGASRWRIVRQLLTESLILAAVGGGAGLLVAGWFTRLLVGIQQQTNYVPRSFDGGLDARTLAFTFGVSLLTGIVFGLAPALQTSKTDFGSALKEEVPKLNLGTRRLSLRNLLVVAQVALSLVVLISAGLFVKSLRALQAIDPGFEPTKVVTASFDLSRSGYSEAQGRQFATELTKRIAALPGVESVSFARIPAFSDVPWVGPAILEGVRPQPVNFNAISPNYFQTLGLPLVQGREFTLQDTADAPRVFIVNEAMAHRFWPGQEVIGQRLNRGVIVGVVRNSKEKGLIEDTRPMLYEPLAQNYMPDLTLHVRTATPSQTLLAAVRQTVQLLDAQLPVFNLQTLAQQKDGSLYIERLAATLLTLFGLLALSLAAIGLYGVLSYVVIERTREMGIRLALGAQPSDLLKLIIRQGMWLTLIGVAVGVATAFALTRLIKTLIFGVSTTDPLTFILIPLLLIAVALLACWIPARRAARVDPLVALRYE
- a CDS encoding PadR family transcriptional regulator, encoding MLDKEVKRGSTEMLILALVEDRPRHGYEIAKLIEERSDGVLQFHVASLYPLLYRLEKRALIKGTWVEKAGQRRRRFYKLTAQGKKVLNDQRQTWADFFAALDRVAKINPA
- a CDS encoding MOSC domain-containing protein: MAEIKFLTMEELHAGLAEIRQSPNDNGELKLIVRRPQINAREILAEAELSADVGLVGDNWQHRASSRTEDGSPHPEMQINIMNSRVIALIAQEESRWQLAGDQLFLDLNLSKESLPAGTRLALGSAILEVTAQPHTGCKKFVERFGLDAMKFVNSEVGRELQLRGINARVVQPGTIHIGDRACRL